The genomic window TTCCCAGGTCTTACCATTAGGTAATGGAATTATTGGTTGGATATTAGGGATCTTACTACAAGGAAAAAGTTCTCCTTCCTGCATCGCCAAGGTATAAAGAAAAGGCTTAAAAGTAGATCCTACTTGTCGCTTACCCATAGTTACATGGTCATATTGAAACGAATTATAATCAATCCCCCCAACATAGGCTTTAACTTGCCCAGTTTCAGGCTCAATAGACATTAAACCAGAATGAAGAAAATATTTATAGTATCTTAATGAATCCATTGGAGTCATGACAGTATCAATCATTCCATTCCATGAGAATACTTCCATAGGAACAGGTGTATTAAATACTATTTTTATCGAATCCATAGGCATTCCACTATTTCGTAATAATCTATATCTCTCCGACCGCCTCATTGTTAAATCCATTACATTTTCAACTTCTTCATTAATTGCAGCACCTTCAAATACAAAGGGGGCATTTGGATAACCTTGCCAATGCTTATAAAATTCGGGCTGAAGATCCAATGATAAATGTTCCTTAACGGCTTCTTCTGCATATTGTTGCATTCTTGAATCAATGGTGGTATAAATTTTTAATCCATCTGTATATAAGTTATAGGGTTCGCCATCCGGTTTGTAATGGTTTAAACACCATTCTTTCATTTCTCCTCTAAGATATTCACGGAAGTATTGTGCAAGACCCTGTGTGTGATCCTGTACATCGAAATTTGACATGTTTATCGGTATTATTGATACAGAATCAAATACTTGTTGAGTTATGTATCCGTACTTTTTCATTTGATAAAGTACAATATTTCGTTTTTCGAATGCCCTTTCAGGGTTCCGAACCGGGCTATAAAAGGTAGGTGCATTTACAACTCCAACCATTAATGCAGCTTCTTCTAATTTTAAAGAATCTGGAGTTGTATTAAAGAAAGTTTTGGATGCAGCCTTAATTCCAAATGATTGACTACCGTATGGAACTGTATTTAAATACATGGCAATAATTTCCTGCTTGGTATAATTCCTTTCAAGTTTAGCTGCTGTAACCCACTCTTTTAACTTTGCAATTGATAAAGTTATTATAGAAGGATTACCTTTTCGCGGGAACAGGTTCTTAGCCAATTGTTGGGTGATTGTACTTCCACCTCCTTTACCTGAATTACCAGTGAATACACCATAAGCAACTCTGAATAATGCCTTCAGGTC from Bacteroidota bacterium includes these protein-coding regions:
- a CDS encoding transglycosylase domain-containing protein; translated protein: MKQKASNKTKSLNYILKFWIIYSALLFIAVLMFIGISNEWFGPMPSFEELENPQSSLATEVISSDGKILGNYYVENRSNVDYRDLSPYLVSALIAAEDIRFAKHSGIDLKALFRVAYGVFTGNSGKGGGSTITQQLAKNLFPRKGNPSIITLSIAKLKEWVTAAKLERNYTKQEIIAMYLNTVPYGSQSFGIKAASKTFFNTTPDSLKLEEAALMVGVVNAPTFYSPVRNPERAFEKRNIVLYQMKKYGYITQQVFDSVSIIPINMSNFDVQDHTQGLAQYFREYLRGEMKEWCLNHYKPDGEPYNLYTDGLKIYTTIDSRMQQYAEEAVKEHLSLDLQPEFYKHWQGYPNAPFVFEGAAINEEVENVMDLTMRRSERYRLLRNSGMPMDSIKIVFNTPVPMEVFSWNGMIDTVMTPMDSLRYYKYFLHSGLMSIEPETGQVKAYVGGIDYNSFQYDHVTMGKRQVGSTFKPFLYTLAMQEGELFPCSKIPNIQPIIPLPNGKTWEPKNDTPEFKGQEITLKYALANSNNWISGHLINRYSPQAVIKIARKMGVKSYIPEVYSIALGSADLKLSEMVGAVNTFASKGVYVEPIFVTKIEDKNGNVIADFVPKREEAMSEETAYLMLELLKGVVESGTGTRLRWKYGFQNTIAGKTGTTNNQSDGWFMGIVPQLTTGIWTGCEDRSAHFRTLTLGQGANMALPIWALYMNKVYNDPTLGYTKNDFEKPIHGMNVEFDCDKFNAKKKAGKGIDEMDF